One genomic segment of Besnoitia besnoiti strain Bb-Ger1 chromosome VII, whole genome shotgun sequence includes these proteins:
- a CDS encoding hypothetical protein (encoded by transcript BESB_080430) yields the protein MACASVASKLPALVRGSLATPTASLFRASSAAACRVFNRPFSGYDGQPVTSEQLIKKSDDWVIEETNFCLGRTAPLRFKETDDLAHRVLHVMDSQLAKMHTRLRDGTCIPVMGLYILDVVDKPTPLHQFVEAPLLKWTWDHTYSEAYEDKPTAPAAGKQ from the exons ATGGCGTGTGCTTCCGTCGCGTCGAAGCTCCCCGCTCTCGTGCGCGGGTCGCTCGCCACGCCCACTGCCTCCCTgttccgcgcctcctcggcggccgcctgccgcgtctTCAACCGACCCTTCAGCGGCTACGACGGCCAGCCTGTGACCAGCGAGCAGCTCATCAAAAAGTCGGACGACTGGGTTATCGAAGAGACGAACTTCTGCCTCGGCCGCACTGCT CCTCTTCGCTTCAAAGAGACAGACGACTTGGCGCACAGAGTTCTCCACGTGATGGACTCGCAGCTGGCCAAGATGCACACGCGTCTCAGGGACGGAACCTGCATTCCCGTCATGGGTCTCTACATCCTCGATGTGGTCGATAAGCCCACGCCGCTCCATCAGTTTGTC gaggcgccgctgctgaagTGGACTTGGGATCACACCTACTCCGAGGCCTACGAAGACAAGCCTaccgcgccggctgctggcAAGCAGTAA
- a CDS encoding dual specificity phosphatase, catalytic domain-containing protein (encoded by transcript BESB_080440) — translation MAPSPQRSSSAVSSSVYPPLDFASFSWIFVGDKDLAKSLPLLRQRHIAYVINCTPEVASGGVPHYHLHARGSAQRDGGSSQAAGSGRPIEYTRIDMVDNATEKLSRHFERFWEQMERVRVRESGNVLVHCNQGVSRSVAMVASYLIRFFKMAPPDALALIQVSRPVARPNDAFMQQLRELHEDLVATGAYPPNAVAFSLADTRHDQEALQAHETQLAARRRAFAAQASAQAVAAAFNRRVIGPARPQPGPEEDPLGLSPGPAPRPGPVMEPSLPPHLQKKGLAGTEARPKAPGGEATAAAAETEERPGIGPLVLPSLGRAREAHSLEQKKGVEATSVAARCIGPQILQTPAPMEDAKEGDALAERRESNEPAPRGAALEGEIKEPLTASRGQEAEAAVCGTELRARGHAIPPRDVCLGEAGPDAECTEREVVVVEEDGESVFDESARQAGLPERRNGVRADGRGSGERDSDQGQAAGEEIYARTASGTRPEETRERGPEPTEKTGEGGAGDVDVSRDREAEISSQERKGSTSLSGSAGRLSPAATSRSQSPAPSFRRSAPPAGTRSCFKTPWVPPPLSAAKASDSNASAALFSRSPPCSSPLGSSFAALAPKKAETSCAETRCHSEPARPLQSPPSSSSSSSTASSASACDFSDRRYLPRTPSPREGDSAEARVSRSLSRSLTASLSPELLTVFGPAPPPHAFRDCGAGRLRSRSTSSHRSADSDSDVFFVEERRSAPMHRAGRRQARRSRSRGSWSGASDGSRRAARLRSLSSDRGRSATRSPSFKRRRTRVSSSDLSSSPDRKGSNRKRRTVSRGGRISFQADDEEEDCAHGWRLQGRPRFSSSPSSRSSGGSSAGRWSPKARRRRRGTGSAGWRDASPRRSPCRRDRDRDSADERWSRGRGTPSSPSGGASGPRARRRSPSREGERPERWRDDRWRRVSGSRSRSTSCSSPGRRRSRGPERCRQEAAWRPKGAGPRRGWLRSQSCSWSCDGGRSGPAAGARHDQGPRRPTCRRSGDERVCAPEVYAGSRGGAGGMPCVRHCEAEQSVA, via the coding sequence atgGCACCATCGCCGCAGCGTTCCTCCTCTGCAGTGTCGTCGTCTGTGTATCCGCCGCTGGACTTTGCATCGTTTTCTTGGATTTTCGTAGGCGACAAGGACTTGGCGAAGAGCTTGCCGCTGCTCCGTCAGCGGCACATCGCGTACGTGATCAACTGCACGCCAGAagtcgcgagcggcggcgtgcccCACTACCAtctgcacgcgcgcggctctgcgcagcgcgaTGGAGGCAgttcgcaggcggcgggcagcggccgccccaTCGAGTACACGCGGATCGACATGGTCGATAACGCGACGGAGAAGCTGTCGCGTCACTTTGAGCGTTTTTGGGAGCAGATggagcgcgtccgcgtccgcgaAAGCGGCAACGTGCTGGTGCACTGCAACcagggcgtctcgcgctccgTGGCGATGGTCGCGTCTTACCTGATTCGCTTCTTCAAAATGGCGCCCCCggacgccctcgcgctgATCCAAGTGAGTCGACCCGTCGCCCGACCGAACGACGCCTtcatgcagcagctgcgcgagcttcACGAAGACCTCGTCGCCACCGGAGCCTATCCGCCaaacgccgtcgccttctccctcgccgacACCCGACACGACCAGGAGGCCCTCCAGGCACACgagacgcagctcgccgctcgccggcgcgccttcgccgcgcaggcctccgcccaggccgtcgctgccgccttcaACCGGAGAGTCATCGGACCCGCCAGACCCCAGCCTGGGCCCGAGGAGGACCCCCTGGGCCTGTCGCCGGGACCCGCGCCCCGCCCCGGCCCTGTCATGGAGCCGTCGCTGCCCCCCCACTTGCAGAAGAAGGGCCTCGCGGGGACAGAAGCACGGCCCAAGGCGCCCGGTGGCgaagcgaccgcggccgcggcggaaacaGAGGAGCGCCCAGGCATCGGGCCCCTCGTTCTGCCGTCGCTCGgaagggcgagagaggcacacAGTCTTGAACAAAAGAAGGGCGTCGAAGCGACGAGCGTAGCGGCGCGCTGCATCGGCCCCCAGATTCTGCAGACACCCGCGCCCAtggaggacgcgaaggagggcgacgcgcttgcagagagacgcgaatcCAACGAGCCCGCTCCCCGAGGGGCTGCGCTCGAGGGAGAGATAAAAGAGCCGCTGACGGCTTCACGTGGgcaggaggccgaggcggcggtcTGTGGGACGGAGCTCCGGGCGAGAGGACACGCCATTCCGCCCCGTGATGTCTGCCTGGGCGAGGCAGGACCAGATGCGGAgtgcacagagagagaagtcgTGGTTGTGGAGGAGGACGGTGAGAGCGTTTTCGATGAGAGTGCGCGGCAAGCGGGCCTGCCGGAAAGAAGAAATGGCGTTCGCGCGGACGGGCGAGGgagcggggagagagacagcgatcAAGGACAAGCAGCTGGCGAAGAGATTTATGCACGCACGGCCTCAGGGACGAGGCCAGAAGAAACCCGGGAACGCGGACCTGAACCCACGGAGAAGacaggagaaggaggcgcaggagacgtGGATGTCAGCCGCGACCGGGAAGCAGAGATTTCCAGCCAAGAAAGGAAGGGATCGACGAGTCTCTCGGGGTCCGCTGGTCGGCTGTCCCCTGCGGCGACATCGCGGTCGCAGTCGCCGGCTCCCTCCTTCCGGAGGTCGGCACCCCCCGCTGGGACACGGAGCTGCTTCAAGACACCGTGGGTAccgccgcctctgtctgcagcTAAGGCCAGCGACTCCAatgcctcggcggcgcttttctcgcgctcgcctccctgctcctcgccgctgggCAGTTCCTttgcggcgctcgcccccaagaaagcagagacctcctgcgcggagactcggTGCCACTCCGAGCCCGCGCGCCCCCtgcagtctccgccgtcgtcgtcgtcgtcatcctccaccgcctcctccgcctccgcgtgcgacTTCAGCGACCGCCGCTACttgccgcggacgccgagtccgcgcgaaggcgacagcgcagaggcgcgcgtctcgcgttcGCTCTCCCGCTCTCTCACGGCGTCGCTGTCCCCCGAGCTACTGACTGTTTTcgggccggcgccgcctccgcatgcgtttcgagactgcggcgcgggAAGGCTTCGCTCTCGTTCGACGTCGTCGCACCGCTCAGCGGACTCAGACAGCGACGTTTTCTTCGTGGAGgagcgccgctctgcgcctaTGCATCGCGCCGGTCGGAGGCAGGCCAGGCGGTCACGCTCTCGAGGGAGCTGGTCTGGCGCaagcgacggcagcagaagggccgcgcgtctccgcagcctgAGCTCCGATCGAGGGCGGAGTgcgacgcggtcgccgtcgttcaagaggcggcggacgcgtgtctcttcttctgacttgtcgtcttctcccgaCAGGAAGGGTTCAAACCGCAAGAGGCGAACCGTCTCCAGAGGAGGCCGAATCTCTTTCCAAGCGgatgacgaggaggaagactgCGCACACGGGTGGCGTCTCCAagggcggccgcgcttctcgtcctccccaagcagccgcagcagcggagggagCTCCGCGGGGCGCTGGAGcccgaaggcgcggaggaggaggcgcgggacgGGAAGCGCAGGCTGgagagacgcgtcgccgcggcggtcgccgtgccggcgcgaccgcgaccgcgacagTGCAGACGAACGATGGAGCAGAGGCCGAGGGAcgccctcgtctccgtcgGGGGGGGCCTCGGGGCCGCGGGCCCGGCGGCGATCGCCGtcgagggagggagagcgaCCGGAGAGGTGGAGAGATGACCGATGGAGGCGAGTGTCGGggtcgcggtcgcggtcgACCAGTTGCAGTTCTCCAGGGCGCAGGAGGAGTCGAGGACCGGAGAGGTGTCGGCAGGAAGCCGCGTGGCGGCCGAAGGGGGCGGgaccgcgcagaggctggTTAAGAAGTCAAAGTTGCAGCTGGTCGTGCGACGGAGGACGCAGTGGACCGGCCGCCGGTGCCAGACATGACCAggggccgcgccgcccgacgtgcagacgaagcggagacgagcgagTCTGCGCGCCAGAAGTCTACGCCGGGTCGCGGgggggcgcaggcggcatGCCTTGCGTGCGGCATTGCGAGGCTGAGCAGAGCGTGGCCTGA
- a CDS encoding cell cycle regulator protein (encoded by transcript BESB_080450), with protein MMKKFSLEEISSQNVAKSSAQRAIRAQILQQFPRLEPVIDDIIPKKTPLTLVKCQRHISLLANGKDILFFQSRDGPWVPSLRLVHTYPSMMPKMQVDRGAISFVLRGSNIMCPGLTSPGGRMENVEAGHVVQITAEGKINACAVGVATMSTEQIRHENKGVCIETYTFLNDGLWQTPELD; from the exons ATGATGAAAAAATTCTCCCTCGAGGAGATTTCCTCGCAGAACGTCGCCAAGTCTTCCGCTCAAAGAGCCATCCGAGCGCAG ATTCTTCAGCAGTTCCCTCGCCTCGAGCCCGTTATTGATGACATCATCCCcaagaagacgccgctgaCTCTGGTCAAGTG CCAGCGACAcatctctctcctcgcgaaCGGCAAAGAtatcctcttcttccaaagcCGCGACGGCCCCTGGGTCCCCTCCCTGCGTCTAGTTCACACAT ACCCCTCCATGATGCCAAAGATGCAAGTCGACCGCGGTGCCATCAGCTTTGTCCTTCGCGGCTCCAACATCATGTGTCCGGGACTCACATCGCCTGGAGGCCGCATGGAGAATGTGGAAGCCGGACACGTCGTG CAAATCACCGCGGAGGGCAAGATAAACGCGTGCGCCGTGGGAGTCGCGACGATGTCAACCGAGCAGAT CCGCCACGAAAACAAAGGAGTCTGCATCGAGACCTACACTTTCCTGAACGACGGCCTCTGGCAAACGCCTGAGCTCGACTGA
- a CDS encoding hypothetical protein (encoded by transcript BESB_080460), with protein sequence MSNNNASSPSSRTPRTGAAAGAPGLRAGCGSALRPSLRRSVLFAALLSLGACLCANLSPVEALRLQTQGAVDSRVLIATRDAERARAPALRVASAAAQNTESSFAQDEEGLSAKGKAVFILILVTVSVIAVGFIAVVVYFLMQMKAKAKLRAALNAENIPGLFSEDEVSGDDTQRETRKSRVGVDTRSENGGNGDRERDDDDATEAGEDKRLVRKLADIKEESEDSASLPSLRVPVGNNDDPGLPTTSNEPPVVPDGAY encoded by the exons ATGTCGAACAACaacgcctcctctccgtcctctAGGACCCCAAGGAcgggggccgccgcgggcgctccgggcctccgcgcgggctGCGGGAGTGCGCTGCGCCCCTCGCTCCGGCGCagcgtcctcttcgcggcgctcctctctctcggcgcgtgcctctgcgcgaATCTTTCTCCGGTTGAAGccctgcgtctgcagacACAGGGCGCGGTCGACAGCCGGGTGCTCATCGCCACGCgggacgccgagcgcgcccgtgcgcccgcgctgagggtggcctccgccgccgcgcagaacaCGGAAAGCAGCTTTGCTCAGGATGAGGAAG GCCTCTCTGCGAAGGGGAAAGCCGTGTTCATCCTCATCTTGGTGACCGTGAGCGTCATTGCCGTTGGCTTCATCGCGGTCGTCGTGTACTTCCTTATGCAAATGAA agcgaaggcgaagctccGCGCCGCATTAAACGCGGAGAACATTCCCGGCCTGttcagcgaagacgaggtaTCTGGTGATGACACCCAGAGAGAAACTCGCAAGTCCCGCGTGGGAGTGGATACAAGGTCCGAAAACGGGGGCAATGGGgaccgcgagcgcgacgatgATGATGCcacggaggccggcgaggacAAGCGATTGGTTCGCAAGCTCGCTGACATCAAAGAGGAATCCGAGGACTCTGCGTCCTTGCCGTCGCTACGTGTTCCCGTCGGCAACAACGACGACCCCG